CGTGGCTTCGGCTACCGGTTCGGCCCGGTATGAGACCGCTGGCCAGGGCTCGCTCGGTGCTCGGCGGGCTGCGCGCGCGGCTGATCCTGGCGTTCATCGCGGTGGCCGTGACCGGCGCGGCTGCCGCTGCGTGGGCCAGCGCGGCATCGGCGGGCAGCTCACTGCTGGAGGAGGCACAGCGCCGGATCGCCGACGAGATCGAGCGGAAGGTCACCGCGACCGCACCCAGCATGCCCTACCCACCGGACCAGGCCGCGCTGGACCGGCTGCGGACCACGATCGGCGGGCCCGCGCTGGTGACCTACGGCGCCCTGCGCTCGGCGACCGGCCCGGTCCAGGACCTGCTGACGCCCCGGCTGCGAAGCGCCACCGGCGAAACCGACCGGCTGCTGGCGCAACGGGTGCAGCGGGGCGGACCGAAACTGGTGGTCGGCACCCCGGTCCTGATCACCGGCCTGGACGGTGTCCGGCGGCACTCCGGCGTCGAGGTCTACGCGGTGCGGGACCTCGGCGGGGTGCAGCAGCAGGTCGACGCGCTGACCGCGAACGCGAGCCGCACCAGCGCGCTGGCCCTGCCGGTCGCGGTGCTGCTCGCGCTGCTCGCCGCGCGGGGGGTGCTACGACCGGTACGGGACCTGCGGACCGCGGCGCGCAGGCTGGCCGGGGGTGACCTCGGCGCGCGGCTGCGACCCCGCGGTTCGGACGAACTCGCCGAGCTCGCCGAGACGTTCAACGACACCGCGGCGTCCCTGGAACGGTCGGTCGGCGAGCTGGCCAGGATGGAGGCCGACGCACGCCGCTTCGTCGCGGACGTGTCACACGAGCTCCGCACGCCGCTGACCACGCTGACCGCAGTGACCGAGGTGCTGGAGGGCGAGGCGGAGCGGATGCCTGCCGACGCCCGGGAGTCCACCCGGCTGGCGGTGTCCGAGACCCGCAAGCTGGCCAGGCTGGCGGAGGATCTGATCGAGGTGTCCCGGTTCGACTCCGGCGCGGCTACGCTCCGCCCCGAGGAGGTCGAGCTGCGCGCGGCGGTGCGCGACTGCCTGCACACCCGGGGCTGGCTGGACGAGGTCCAGCTGGACGCACCGGAGGAGGTGGCCGCCGTGCTGGACCGGCGGCGCCTGGATGTGATCACGGCGAACCTGGTCGGCAACGCGCGCAGGCACGGTGCGCCGCCGGTGGTGGTGCGGCTGCGGGGCGAGCAGGAGTGGGTCCACCTCGAGGTAACCGATCACGGCGCTGGCCTTGCGGACGAGGTGGCGCCGCACGTGTTCGACCGCTTCTACAAGGCCGACACCGCCCGCGCCCGCTCCGAGGGCAGTGGGCTGGGCATGGCGATTACCGCGGAGAACGTCAAGCTGCACGGCGGGACGATCGAGGCGGGCAACGCCGCGGGGGCCGGTGCCCGCTTCACCGTGCGCCTGCCCAGGTGGACGGAGGTGAGTCCGTGATGAGGAAAGCCGCGCTCGCCGCGCTCGTGGTGGGGGTGCTCGGGCTGTCCGGGTGCGGCGTGCGGCCGAGCGGGGTGCTCGACGGATGGCAGGCTCCGACCGGCCTCGCCACCGGCACCCCGGTGTACCTTGTGGACGGTTCGGGCCACCTGGTGGTGCAGCGCCGGGGTGACCGGCTGGACACGATCGGCCAGGCGATCAAAATGCTCCTCACCACCACGCCAGAACGGACCGGTGGGCTGCGCTCCTACGCCGGATACAGCGAGGTCGCGCTGGAGCTTCCGGTCACCACCGCCGACGGCGTGATCACCGTGACGCTGCCGATCGACCGGGACGAGGTGCGCAACGAGACCGGTGTCGACCAGCTGGTCTGCACCACGTTGGCGGCGCACCAGCAGGCAGGCGGCTCCCCGGCCACTCTGGCCCGGCTGACCTTCGTGCACGGCCCGGCCACCGAACCCCGCCACTGCCCGGTGCTGCCGAAGCGCTGACCGCGAACGGCCAACACACGCGCGTAGCCGGCCAACACGTGCGCGCAGACGGCAAACACACCGGGCTGGGTGTGTTTGCCGCTCATGCGCACGCGTTGGCTGTCCATGCGCACGCGTTGGCTGTCCATGCGCACGCGTTGGCCGTTCCCGGCCATCCCTTGCGACACGATCGCGACATCACGGGGACCGCGCCCGGACGAGGGGCCTGCAGCGTGTCGGTCATGAATGCCATACGGATACGAACCACCTCGGGGGACGCGCCGCCGACCGAGTCCGTTCGGGGGCTTCCCCGCGGCAGGCTCCTCGGCATCGACGCGGTGCGGGCGCTGGCGATCATCGGCGTGTTCGTCGCGCACTTCTACGCGACCGGCTGGCTGAGCGCGGGCCGGCCAGCGGACACGCCGCCCGTACTGGACTGGCTCAGCGAGCAGACCTCGTCCCGGGCAATGAGCCTGTTCGTCCTGCTGGCCGGCGTGTCGGTCGCGCTGATGACCGGCGGGAGCAGGCCGTACGCGGGCGGCGACATGTCCACCGCCCGGCGCAGGGTCGCCGTGCGCGCGCTCGCGCTGTTCCTGATCAGCCTGTGCATCGACGAGTTCGGCGCTTCGGTGCTGAGCTACTACGCCGTCCTGCTGCTGTTCCTCATCCCGCTGACCCGGCTGCGCCCGCGCACGCTGTTCGCCGCGGCCGGGCTCGCCGTGCCGCTGGTGACGAGCTACGCGTGGTGGGTCATGTCCGCGCATCCGGATTGGATGATGCTCGACGCACCGTCCGGCCTTGAGGTGTTCACCAGCCCGGGCCAGTGGGACGAGTTCCTGCTCCAACTCGGGTTCACCGGTGGTGGATTCCAGACCGTGTACGGCATTCCGCTGGTGCTCGCCGGACTCGCGATCGGACGGCTCGACCTGCACGACCGTGCCCTCCGGCTGCGGCTGCTGGTTGCCGGGCTTGGCGTCGCGCTAACCAGCTACCTCGGCTACGCGGTGCTCTGGCATGGTCTCGGCGCCGGCCGGCAGGTGGCCGCCGCGATGAGCGCTCCCCCGGCCGGATCCGGCCCGCCGGCGTTGCCGTGGCAGACCCTGCTCGGCATGCCGACCGACGGTCCGTACGCGACCAGCCCGCTCGGGATCGTGTTCATGATCGGTGTGGCGCTGCTCCTGCTCGGCGGGATGCTGCTGGTGTTCGAGCGCCGGGGCGCCGGCACCGCCCTGTGGCCGCTCGCGGCGGCCGGCGGCATGACGATGACGTGGTACGCCGGGCACTTTGTCTACCTGTCGCTGATCGGCGACCCGAAGGCGGTGTCGTTCGTCCACCTCGCCATGGCCGTGGCGGTGCTGCTCGGGGTGTCCGTGCTGTGGCGGCACTGGATGCGGCGCGGCCCGCTGGAGTGGTTGGTACACAAGGTGGTCACCACCATCGTCCCCGGCCACTCCGCACGGCGATAGGAACACGAAACGCCCTCCCTCCAAGGAACGGGTCTGCTCCCGGCTTCGAGGGAGGGCGAGCAGTGCTGCGGGCTACTCCTCGACGTTGACGCAGGCGAGAAGGCCCACGCAGCCGCGCGGGGTGCGGGTGCATGGGCGGTGTTCGTGCTCGGCACCTGCCGGACGATTGGATCATGAGCGAGATCGTCGCCAGAACGGCGAAGAGCCTCCTGGCCCGGGTGGATACCAAGTCCGGAGGCTCTAGTTTCGGCCGTCGGGCTGGCTCGATTCGAACCAACGACCCCTTGACCCCCAGCATTGGGACTCCAGCTCTGTACTAATAAGCGAAGTTCCGGCTCTGCAATAAAAGTAGCACGACCAGTTTCCGTGTCCAACACCATCCTGTCGGTGACTACCTTGCCGCTCGGGAGCAGGAGAGACCTCCGCCACGGCAGGTGGCCTCGCGCGGTGTGTTCGGCCCGCCGAGGGCAGTGCTGTGTGTGGCTGGCTTTCCACCTCGTGTGGAGTACCATGGCGAGACGATCGAAGTACGCGGAGCGGAGAAGAAGTTCACCTCCGACAGCACCGCAGGTCCGGTGCTTGCGTACCTGCTTTCTGGGCATTCGATTGACCTCGCCGACGTGACGGCGGCAACCGGCGTGGACGCGGCGGCCATCGCCGCACCATTGTTGAAGGACGGTGTGTGCCGAGCTGACCGAGGCGTTGTCCTCGTGCCTGCACCGGTTTGGTGCCGACTGGAACCTGCTCGAACACGCCGTAAGTCGTGGCATGCGCGGCATCGACACCGCGTACAACTCCCAGCGGCACCGGCGAGCGCCCGGTGCATTCGCTCGATCGCAGGCCGGATGAGGTGTTCCTACATAACCCGAAAGTCACACTGCCAGAACTCGACCCCGCGGAGTTCTGCGACAGGTTGGCAGCCGCCTGCGCTACGCTGCGCGAGGCCGTGCAATCCGGATCGTGCGGCGTGTGGGGCGTCGCGAGGCGGGATCCTCGCCCCGTCGCGCCCGCCGTAGAACGACACGTCTACCTCGGTTCGTCCTCGAGACGTGCGCCACCGCGGACGAAGCCAAGCGTGCACTGCTCGGCGCGAAGCAGTACGACCTCAGGACGCCGTTGCACTACTGATCGCCGACGCGGAAGGCAACTCGTTCGTCTGGGAACACGGGCCCGGCGGTGACGAGCACACCGTCGAGTCCGACAGTGGCGCCCTCTGCGTCACCAACCACCTGCTGCACCGCCATCCCGACCGGCCACACTGCCCCTAGGACACCGAGAAACGCTGCGGACCTACGAGCGCTACCGCACGCTGCGGAAGCGGGCCGCCGAACCCGCGACGACAGGCACGGCACTGCGCTCCACTTTGGACGAAATCGGCTTCACCGCGGCCAACTCGACGCTGTACCCGATGCGGACGCTGTGGCGCCCGGCGTTCGACCTGACCGAACGCACCATGTCGACTCGGTTCTACCTCGGCGACGGTCCGGACGGCGAGGCACGCCACAGCGAGGAGCTCACCTTCGCACCGGGCACCATGCGGTGAGGTACTTTCTTGGCGCTCTTCGGTTCGGCTTCGGCCGCCAAGACGGTCCGAACTGGGAACAGCCGCCTCTGGAGCACATACGCCGCAGCAGCCACGACGACGGACGCGACGACGTATGCGAGTACGAGGTCACCGATGCGGCCGCCGAAGTCGCCACCCATCGGCGGCAGCGCGAGGGCCAGAACGGCGGTCACACCCGTGACCATCCCTCGTGCTCTTCCACGGCCAAGGCATACGGCAAACGGCACCGAAGCCCACAGCACGTACCAAGGCTGCACCACGGGACCGAAAACGATGATCACCGATGACACCAGCGCCAGCGTCGGCAGGGCCCCTGCCCGGCCGCGAAGCTGCCGCCAGATCAGCGCTCCGATTCCGGCGACAGCGAGGATTCCACCCACCAGTCTGCCCGCGCTGATGGCCGACTGCGTTATGTCCACATCGAACCACGTCCCGATACCACCCACCAGGAAGCCCGCCCAGTTGGTGGGCGCAAGCCAACTGTTGACCTGGGTCGACGTGCCGAGAGTGCGTACCCAGCCGAATCCCAGCCCGGTGCCTGCCGAAACGACAGCGGTGACCAGGACCAGAGCCGCGGTCATGGCCGCCGCGGCGGCGAGCAGATGTTTGACTCCCGCACCCCACCGGCGGGCCAGTTCGGTGCCGACTATCGCCAGTGCGATCACCGCGACGAGCTTGACGTTCGCGCCGAGTGCGATCACCACCACGCCCGAGCACAGGCTCAACCAGGCAACGCGGGCGCCACTCACAGCGGCCAGTGCAAGCTCCACGCCTACCAGCATCAGCCCGAGCATCAGCGAATCGTTGTGGATTCCGGCAACCAGATGCCACAGCACGAGGGGGTTCAGCGCCCCGAGCCACAGGGCAGGCGCGGCAGGCACGCCCGCCCTGCGAGCGAGCCGCGGCACCGCCCAGACGATCGCGACCAGGCCGATAACCTCGAGAATCCGGTGCAGTGCAATTCCGGCGAATACGTTCTCGGTGGAAATCTGTGCGATCATCCGTTCGGCAGCGGAGAACAGCGGCCCATATGGCGATGGTGTATCCACCCAGTAGGAACTCACATTGCGGGTCAGCTCGTCGTCGATGCCGAGGCCGCTGGCCGGCCCCACCGCGTACGGATCGCCACCGCGTGCGGCAATCGCTCCTTGGGCCAGGTAGCTGTGCACGTCCCGCTGAACAGGGGCGGGACGAACATCAGCGGCGCGCTCCACAGCGCCAACGTCCGCCGCAACCACCTGCTGGTGACGGCGCGCCCGCGATCCGGCCAGGTCAACCGGCCAAGAAACAACCACGCCAGGACGAACAACCCCATACCGGTCACCGCGACAGCAAGCGTGACAACAGGCAGACCGCCCAGCCAGTCGAGTATTGTTCCGGAGTTCGCCTTGGCTGCGGTTCCGGTGGCAACAAATACCATTGTCACCAGGAGCAGCAGTCCGGTGAATCCTGCCCACCGAAGACATGCCGCGACACGGCCGTAGCTCGTCTGCAACTCATACGACATAGATGTGAACTCCGAAACCCTCGCCGAAAACGGCACGGACAAAAAGCGCACGAACAGGAAAGTGCGAGACGGAGAACCCCGACGACAATGTCGGTCAGGAAATGCCTGAACAAGAGACAGCACGATTTGCGGCGCCGTTTCGCACCGAACGCACGGCAAACTCCCCCGCGCGCAGGCGCGTCTCCCCGACTTTCAGCGAGCCCCTTCCCGGATGTCGCCCCTCATGATCACTATACTTCGAGAGTATACATAAGGTGTATTGCTCGGACCAACGCCCACCCGACCCGGCGGGATGCGGCACCTACAGCGGCTTGAGAACGGGGTCGCCGGTGATGGAGGCCTGCTGGCCCTTGCAGCGGTCCGTAGGCCACCACGCAGACGGCGGAGACGGCTGCGGGCACAGCCAGGGCTTCGGAGCCGGATCCTCGGCCGCGTCACCGTCGTCCTGCGCGGCCATGCCCGTGCGATCGAGGAAATCGGTCAGATCCGGTCGGTCCCACTCCTCCAGATAGGAGTGCCACAGTGCCGCAGCGGGTCTCGCTAGACCCTCTTGGTCAAATTCGTCGTCATAGGCGAAGCCTCCGGTCAAGGTGTTACCGAGCGCTGTGCTAGACCAGATCCGCACCTACGACCACATAAAAGCGGGCTCCCACAGCTCTGAGCTGCGAGAACCCGCTTGCCGGTCGGGCTGACAGGATTTGAACCTGCGACCCCTTGACCCCCAGGACGTCGAAGTAGCCGTTTCCGCTGGTCAAGGTGGGTGGCGCAAGATCATGTGACGTTCGCCGAACTGCGGGTTGTTCGAGGTCGCGCACCACGTGCGGTCCCCATCTGGTCCCCAACTCTGCCCTGGTCCAGAGCACAAGCTGGTTCGGTCCGGGCGGTGTCCGGCGCATCGCGGCTGCCTCCTCACGGTCGGCCGACAAGATCAACAGGGTCTACTCCCCTCCCCCGCCTTCCTCGCCCCTGCCGCACCTAGCGCCGTGACGGCGGTGTCAAGGGTGAGCGCAGCTCATCGCGAAGCGACGCCGTAGGCGCCCTTGATGGCGACGGCTCGGCGTTAGATGTCGGTTCCGGCTGAATACTGACCCCCTGGTTCCGCTTGGGTTCCAGTGCTTGTCGCAACACTCCTGGTAGAAGAGGGCGTGCTGATGGCGAGGCGTGGAGCGAAGCGGCGGCTGGATCTTGAGTCGCGGTACTGGCAGTTGATCCTGTCGGGGGTAGGGACGGTCGAGGCGTGCCAGATCATCGGGATCGGCCGTAAGACCGGCTACCGCTGGCGGGCGGAGAACGGCGGGCTCCCACCTGCGTTGGTCGCCGAGGAGGCCCGTTCGAGCCGATATCTGTCCCGGTCCGAACGGCAGCGGATCGCCACCCTGCGGGCCCAGAAACTGTCGATCCGGGAGATCGCGCGGCGGATTTGCCGTCACGCTTCCACGGTCAGCCGGGAGCTGCGCCGCAACGTCCGGCCGCATGATCAAGGGCGCTACGACGCTGACCTGGCGCATTCCCGGGCCCGGCAACGTGCGCGTCGGCCGCGCCAGGCTCGGTTGATCCAGGATTCGCAGCTGCGGGCGGCCGTGCAGGCGAAGCTTGAGCTGGAGTGGAGTCCCGAGCAGATCGCCAACTATCTGCGGTCCGCTTTCCCTGATCACGCCAGCTGGCACGTGTGCCACGAAACGATCTACCAAGCGCTCTACCACGGTGGCAAGGGCGGTCTGAGCCGCCGGCTCACGCAGCGTCTGCGTACCGGCCGGGCGTTGCGCAAGCGTCGCCGCCGCGCTGATCAGCGACGGAGCCGGTTCGTCGCGCCCACTCTGCTGATCGAGCACCGCCCGGCGGCGGCCCACGAGCGGACCCGCGTTGGTGATTGGGAAGGTGACCTCATCGTGGGCCGCGGCAACCAGTCGGCCATCGCCACCCTTGTCGACCGCTCCAGCCGCCTCCTGCGTCTGGTTCACCTGCCCGGCAACCGCGGCGCCGACACGGTCCGCGACGCCCTGATCGCTGTCCTGGGCGCCCTTCCCGAAGCAGCGCGACTGACGTTGACCTGGGACCAAGGATCCGAAATGGCCTACCACGAACAGATCGCACCGCTGCTGCGTGAAGGTGTGTTCTTCGCGCACCCAGGAAGTCCATGGCAGCGCGGCACGAACGAGAACACGAATGGCTTGCTGCGCCAGTACTTTCCCAAACGCACCGACCTCGCGATCCATACGCCCGAGCACCTCGGCATGGTCGAGCACAAGCTCAACCACCGGCCACGCAAGACACTCGGATGGCGGACACCCGCCGAGGTCTTCCACAACGCCGTGGCATCATAGACCCCGTCACCGTTGCGACGACCGCTCGAATTCGCCCTGGAACCCAAGCGGACCAGGCGGGTCACGATTCGACCGGCGTTGACAGTTAGACGCTGTGCCGCGAGGGAGCCCACTGGGTGTCCCTGCTCGCTGGGGCTGCTGAACGGTCTCGGCGTCCTGCGTGCCGCCGCTGGCGGCGCTGCCGGGGACGTTGCCTGGCCGCGCCGCGCGGCCCGGCGGGCGTGAGCGGAGCGGGAGCCCGCCGTGTGCCGCGATGGATGCGGGCGCCGGTGCCGAGGTGACGGGCCGCGCGCCGCCAGCGGCGGCGCGCTCTTGATCCCTTAGAGCCAATTTCGGCAGGCACACGAAACGGCCGTTGCGGCAACAAACAACGACGAGGCCCCTGCTTGGCTACATGACCACGGAGAGTAGCCAGATACGACATGTAGCCACGCACGTCATCTTCGACCGCAATATTTAGTGGCAAGGAGTCGGGAATGTCGGGATCGTGGGTTAGACTCCCGTTAAGCGAGCGCGAAAGACCCCGACCGGGGTCAGCACCTCGGCCGGGGTCCGGTGCATTTGGCCATGCGACTGTGACCCTACTTAGCAGTAGTGGTGGGCAACAAGGCCCTGCCACTACTTGGTGCTCAAGCTCGCAGAAAGTAGGTGGTCACAGTGGCCCGCAAGGTCATTCCGCCTGGTACACCCGCTCCCCACTCCGGTCAGTACAAGGTCCCCGGGAGCAAGACAGAGATCACCGCAATCGAAGGCAAGCCGCTGCCGCCCACGCCGAACAAGGGCGACGGATACGTCTCGGTTGACCCGACGAAGCACAAGAAGTAGCCGGAGGACCTTGGGCGCTGCGACCTGCTAGTGGTTCGGCGCCCAAGGTGCCAGTCCCGTTATGTTGGCCGCGTGGACCTAGTGGCATGGGCGACGGAAGAAGCGCAAGACAAACTCGCTGAGACATTGTCGCGGAGATGGACGCACGTAAGGGGCGTCGGTGCCCGTACTGCTTCGACTGCGCCCTTGTTCACACCGGACGAGCAGGCTCAACTGACAGCCGCGGCTTTGCTGCATGACATCGGGTATGCGCCGGATCTGGTGGATTCGGGGTTTCATCCGTTGGATGGTGCTCGGTATCTGCGGAAGGTCGGGATGCCGCGTCGGGTGGTGAACCTGGTGGCGCATCACTCGTGTGCGTACCGGGAGGCGGAGTTGCGGGGGTTGTCGGCTGAGTTGGCGGAGTTTGTGGACGAAGAGTCATCGTTGCGGGACGCGCTGTGGTGGGCGGATATGACGACCGGACCGGATGGTGAGGTGACCACGGTTGACCAGCGGTTGTCCGAGATTCAGGAGCGCTACGGGCCGCAGGATGTGGTGACGTTCTTCGTGCGGCAGGCGCGGCCGGAACTGGTGGCGGCGGTGGAGCGGACCGAGGAGCGGTTGCGGGCTGCCGGGATCGCCTACGAGTAGTAGGGCTCGGCATGGTTGGCGAACCCGTGTTCGATGCGGAGCCGGATCGAGGGGTGGATGTTCAGGGCGGCTAGCCGGTCGGGTTGGACCCAGAGGACTTCCTTGCTCTCGCTGCTGGGTCGTGGGGTGCCGCTGAGGGGGTGGGCGCGGAAGCAGATGGAGAACTCCTGGCGGACCTCGCCGTCGGTGAAGGCGATGACGTGCTGAGGGTCGGTGTAGATGCCGATCAGCCCTGTCACCTCCACGTCGATGCCGGTTTCCTCCTGGACCTCACGGACGACGGTTTGGGAGATGGTCTCGCCGATCTCCTGGGCTCCGCCGGGGATGGCGTAGAGGTCGTTGTCGGTGCGCCGGATCATCAGCAGTCGGTCGTCCTGGTCCTGGATGAAGGCGGTCACGGCTACGACGATGCTGTTCGCGCGTGGGGCGTCGGGATCCTGGTAGTGGTCGGTGCGGGCCATGGTTTGTGTCCTTACCACTTCGGGGGCTTGCCGGTGCTCCACACGCTCTCGAAGCTCTCGGAGTAGGTCTCGAACAGGTCCCCTCCGGAGAGCCTGCGCAGGTGCAGCAGCGGGGCGTGACCGGCCATGAACCCGTAGACGTGGGTGTTGACCAGCATCTCGTCATCGAAACGGTAGATCGAGTTGTAGAGCGTGGTCGAGTGGCACCGGATCTCCACGCCGGGGGCGCCGTCGAGTGGCCGGTAGAACGCGAGTGCGTTTCGGACTTTGGCCGCGAGGGTGGCTTTGCCGATGCCTTCTTCCATGCTGCGGCGGCTGACTTCTCTGCTGTTCGGGTCGCCGACCAGCAGCCGGATGCTGGTGCCCTCGTGTCCCTTGTGCCGGAGTCGCTTGATCAGGGTGGGGTTGTCGGTGAGGAACATGCCGGAGTAGAGCAGGATCTCTATCCGTTCGCTGGCCTGGTCCAGCAGCCGGTCCCACAGGTCCATCGGGACGGAGTGGCGGTGCGGGTAGACCTTGACCACTTCGGACCCGGCGATCTCGGTCTTGCGTTCCGGTTCCATCGCGTCGGGCCACAGGTAGTTCTCGGCCTCGCGCACCATGGCGGCGACGGTGTGCCGGTGCTTGGGGTAGGGTGTGCGTCCTTTGGTGATCCATCGTTCGACCGTCTTGCGGTCCACGTCGATGGCGTCGGCGACCTGTTCGAGGTTCAATCCGTTGCGCAGCAACGCATCGCGCAGTCGTTCGTTCGGCATGTCCACTCCGCGAGGGATCTGTAGGGACTTCTGACTCTAGCACAGGACGTCCTCAAACGTCCCGCTGTGTGGTGCTCCTGTCCTCTTGATTCGAGGAGATTTGGGGGTAGTCGCCGGGATTGGCTCGGCGGCCTCAGCCCAAGGAGGTAAGACCCATGGCGATTCCAGGCGGCTACCGGTTCTCGGTGCCCTTCGATGACGTGTTCCCCGAGGGCGCGTTCGTGCTCGGGGTGGAGCAGGCGTTCGACTGGGACAAGAACGGCAACCGGACCCCGGCCAAGGACTCGGTGTCGGGCAAGTTGGTGTGGAACGTGCAGGTCACGGACCCTTCGGCGAAGGGTAAGAACACCGGGGTCGTGGTCAAGATCGCGGCCGAGGTGCAGCCGGTTCCGCCGGAGACGATTCCGGGGCTGCCGTTCCGGCCGGTCGTGTTCGAGGGGCTGACCGCGACCGCTTACGAGCAGAACGGCCGGGTGCAGTTCAGCCTGCGCGCGAAGGAGATGCGGGCACCTCGCTCGGCGGGCGGCAAGCAGGCCACCAAGTCCGCAGCACAGTCCGAGCAGGCGGCATAGGGCGTGGCCTCGATGCGCGACACGGTGCAGTTCCACGTGACGGCTGACCTGCCGATTCGCGCCCGCGCGATGCCGTTCGCCGACCGCGCCGAGATCCGTTTCGGCAAGGCGTTCCCGGTGGCGCTGCTGGTCGATCACGACGCGCTTCCCGGGCTGATGCAGGCGATTCAGGACGTGCGCAACGAGCTGGACCAGGCGGCGGCACGCAAGAACGAGGAGTAACAGCAATGGGTTTCAACGTGACGTGCACGCCCGGCAAGGACGCGGCGGCCGGAATGATGTGGATCACGGCGGAGCTTCCGGCTCTGGTCCTGTACCTCGATCCGGTGAACATGATGATTCAGCTCCCGCCGTCGGAGAACGGCCGCCAATCGCTGGCGCGGTTCTGCCGGGAGCTGGAGCGGGAAGCGGGCAAGCTGGCCGCCGAGCTGGAGACCAGCGAACCGGCCCCGGACACCGGGGGTACCTCGTGACGATCTCGACGGAACTGGTGCGCACCTGGTCGGCGGCGTACCGGGAGTACATGGCGGCCTCGGACGCGGCGGCCCGGTCGTCCGAGGTGGACCCGGCGACCGCTTGGAACGTGGCGGTGGCTTCCTCCTCGGTAGCGACCGCCTGGCGGGAGATCCGGACCAAGCATGAGTTGCCGTGGTGGATCTCGGCGGCGGTCGAGTCGGCGGCGGAGGCGTTCGAGTTCCAGGCGGCCGATTGGGAGTCCCGCGCACGGGCGGCACACGAACAGGGAAGGCACAACTATGGCGTTCAACGCCCGGTGGTCGCCGGGGCCGGACGCGGTGGCGGGAATGCACACGACTGGTTCGGGACCCCACCAGGCGGGATTGGTGATGTACCTGGACCCCGACAGTTTGGCGATCCTCCCGCCACCCGATCCGGCGGAGTGGCCGGGGTTCGTCCGGCTCCTTCGCCAACTCAGCGGCGGCGCTAAGGACCTGGCCGCACTCCTGGAGAACACGGGAAAGGAGGTGATCACGATGGGCGTCCGGCTGGGCCGCTCGGCGGTGGCTCCGCAGAACACAGACGAAGCACACAAGCTGATCTGTGAGGCCATGCCGCCGGGCGATGCGGACCTGTCGGTCTGGCTGACCTTCTACCGGCAGTGCGCGGCAGTCTACGACTCGCTCGGCGAATCCGGGAAGTACTGGCGGGACAAGGAACTGGCCAAGGCCAAGCTGTGCGAGCAACGCATGACGCAAGCTCGGGAGCAACAGAACAGTCCCGACTGACAAATAGATCCACAATAGACAATAGTTGACACGCGGATTCGCGTGGTGGTGAAGCACGTCCTGAAACAGTCGCGCGTGGACGTAAGACGCAGAACCGGAACCCTGGCTGGCAACCTGTGCCGGTTCTGCGCTGTTCACCCCTGACGGAGTTGAACAATGGCAAGGTTAGACAACGCACGGCAGGCCGCGCCAGAGGGGGTCCCCCAGACGCGCCAGAGCCGCTGTGCCACCTGCAAGCGATTCGCCCGCGAACGTCAGTGTGATCGGTGCGCGGGCAGGCTGCCGCTATCCCTTCCCGTGGTTGGGGGTGGTCGGCGATGAACACGCGAGAGTCGCGCTGGGTCGATCCGGCGCCGTTGGAGATCGCCCGGCCTCGGCTGCCGTGGTGGACCCTGCTGCCCGGCTGGGTCAAGCTGGTCTGT
The sequence above is drawn from the Amycolatopsis aidingensis genome and encodes:
- a CDS encoding sensor histidine kinase, whose translation is MRPLARARSVLGGLRARLILAFIAVAVTGAAAAAWASAASAGSSLLEEAQRRIADEIERKVTATAPSMPYPPDQAALDRLRTTIGGPALVTYGALRSATGPVQDLLTPRLRSATGETDRLLAQRVQRGGPKLVVGTPVLITGLDGVRRHSGVEVYAVRDLGGVQQQVDALTANASRTSALALPVAVLLALLAARGVLRPVRDLRTAARRLAGGDLGARLRPRGSDELAELAETFNDTAASLERSVGELARMEADARRFVADVSHELRTPLTTLTAVTEVLEGEAERMPADARESTRLAVSETRKLARLAEDLIEVSRFDSGAATLRPEEVELRAAVRDCLHTRGWLDEVQLDAPEEVAAVLDRRRLDVITANLVGNARRHGAPPVVVRLRGEQEWVHLEVTDHGAGLADEVAPHVFDRFYKADTARARSEGSGLGMAITAENVKLHGGTIEAGNAAGAGARFTVRLPRWTEVSP
- a CDS encoding DUF418 domain-containing protein: MNAIRIRTTSGDAPPTESVRGLPRGRLLGIDAVRALAIIGVFVAHFYATGWLSAGRPADTPPVLDWLSEQTSSRAMSLFVLLAGVSVALMTGGSRPYAGGDMSTARRRVAVRALALFLISLCIDEFGASVLSYYAVLLLFLIPLTRLRPRTLFAAAGLAVPLVTSYAWWVMSAHPDWMMLDAPSGLEVFTSPGQWDEFLLQLGFTGGGFQTVYGIPLVLAGLAIGRLDLHDRALRLRLLVAGLGVALTSYLGYAVLWHGLGAGRQVAAAMSAPPAGSGPPALPWQTLLGMPTDGPYATSPLGIVFMIGVALLLLGGMLLVFERRGAGTALWPLAAAGGMTMTWYAGHFVYLSLIGDPKAVSFVHLAMAVAVLLGVSVLWRHWMRRGPLEWLVHKVVTTIVPGHSARR
- the mptB gene encoding polyprenol phosphomannose-dependent alpha 1,6 mannosyltransferase MptB, with translation MERAADVRPAPVQRDVHSYLAQGAIAARGGDPYAVGPASGLGIDDELTRNVSSYWVDTPSPYGPLFSAAERMIAQISTENVFAGIALHRILEVIGLVAIVWAVPRLARRAGVPAAPALWLGALNPLVLWHLVAGIHNDSLMLGLMLVGVELALAAVSGARVAWLSLCSGVVVIALGANVKLVAVIALAIVGTELARRWGAGVKHLLAAAAAMTAALVLVTAVVSAGTGLGFGWVRTLGTSTQVNSWLAPTNWAGFLVGGIGTWFDVDITQSAISAGRLVGGILAVAGIGALIWRQLRGRAGALPTLALVSSVIIVFGPVVQPWYVLWASVPFAVCLGRGRARGMVTGVTAVLALALPPMGGDFGGRIGDLVLAYVVASVVVAAAAYVLQRRLFPVRTVLAAEAEPKSAKKVPHRMVPGAKVSSSLWRASPSGPSPR
- a CDS encoding IS30 family transposase, with translation MLMARRGAKRRLDLESRYWQLILSGVGTVEACQIIGIGRKTGYRWRAENGGLPPALVAEEARSSRYLSRSERQRIATLRAQKLSIREIARRICRHASTVSRELRRNVRPHDQGRYDADLAHSRARQRARRPRQARLIQDSQLRAAVQAKLELEWSPEQIANYLRSAFPDHASWHVCHETIYQALYHGGKGGLSRRLTQRLRTGRALRKRRRRADQRRSRFVAPTLLIEHRPAAAHERTRVGDWEGDLIVGRGNQSAIATLVDRSSRLLRLVHLPGNRGADTVRDALIAVLGALPEAARLTLTWDQGSEMAYHEQIAPLLREGVFFAHPGSPWQRGTNENTNGLLRQYFPKRTDLAIHTPEHLGMVEHKLNHRPRKTLGWRTPAEVFHNAVAS
- a CDS encoding NUDIX hydrolase, translated to MARTDHYQDPDAPRANSIVVAVTAFIQDQDDRLLMIRRTDNDLYAIPGGAQEIGETISQTVVREVQEETGIDVEVTGLIGIYTDPQHVIAFTDGEVRQEFSICFRAHPLSGTPRPSSESKEVLWVQPDRLAALNIHPSIRLRIEHGFANHAEPYYS
- a CDS encoding DUF5919 domain-containing protein, with protein sequence MPNERLRDALLRNGLNLEQVADAIDVDRKTVERWITKGRTPYPKHRHTVAAMVREAENYLWPDAMEPERKTEIAGSEVVKVYPHRHSVPMDLWDRLLDQASERIEILLYSGMFLTDNPTLIKRLRHKGHEGTSIRLLVGDPNSREVSRRSMEEGIGKATLAAKVRNALAFYRPLDGAPGVEIRCHSTTLYNSIYRFDDEMLVNTHVYGFMAGHAPLLHLRRLSGGDLFETYSESFESVWSTGKPPKW